The following are encoded together in the Zingiber officinale cultivar Zhangliang chromosome 8A, Zo_v1.1, whole genome shotgun sequence genome:
- the LOC122011254 gene encoding indole-3-pyruvate monooxygenase YUCCA6-like, whose product MESLIGSFRGERREAERQQVHDPLSGSLQGLCTSWKEPLVIPGPIIVGGGPSGLAVAACLRAKGIPSVVLERAHCIASLWQLKTYDRLRLHLPKKHCELPLTPFPSCFPTYPTKRQFVAYLEAYAREHGVRPRFNEAVVAAEYDEALGFWRVRTAATQGSPAEKREYLCRWLVAATGENAEAVAPELEGSADFGGPIVHTSSYKSGEAFRGKRVLVVGCGNSGMEVCLDLCNNAAKPTIVVRDSVHVLPREMLGLSTFGLAMWLLKWLPLRVVDALLLLLARLVLGNTAKFGLRRPRLGPLRLKALAGKTPVLDAGALALIKSQRIKVRPSGVKRLVKHGAEFADGAAEEFDAVILATGYRSNLPHWLKAKEVIEEKGGLGGGWKLGDKGLYALGFTKRGLLGVSLDASRIAGDIEECWKSQLEKIKVTSFTCSHAPSRRTSNFTK is encoded by the exons ATGGAGAGCTTGATAGGATCGTTCAGGGGTGAAAGGAGGGAGGCTGAGCGCCAACAGGTTCATGATCCATTGTCCGGATCGCTTCAGGGGCTTTGTACTTCATGGAAGGAGCCGTTAGTCATCCCGGGGCCTATCATCGTCGGCGGCGGTCCGTCAGGGCTGGCCGTGGCCGCTTGTCTCCGGGCGAAGGGCATCCCGAGCGTGGTCCTGGAGCGGGCCCACTGCATCGCCTCGCTGTGGCAGCTCAAGACCTACGACCGACTCCGCCTCCACCTGCCCAAGAAGCATTGCGAGCTCCCCCTCACGCCTTTCCCCTCCTGCTTCCCCACCTATCCGACCAAGCGCCAGTTCGTGGCCTACCTGGAGGCCTACGCGCGGGAGCACGGCGTCCGGCCGCGCTTCAACGAGGCGGTAGTCGCCGCCGAGTACGACGAGGCCCTAGGCTTCTGGCGGGTGCGGACGGCCGCCACGCAAGGATCGCCGGCGGAGAAGCGGGAGTACCTGTGCCGCTGGCTGGTGGCGGCCACAGGGGAGAACGCGGAGGCGGTGGCGCCGGAGTTGGAAGGATCGGCGGACTTCGGAGGGCCCATCGTGCACACCAGCTCCTACAAGAGCGGCGAGGCGTTCCGCGGCAAGAGAGTGCTCGTCGTGGGCTGCGGCAACTCGGGCATGGAGGTGTGCTTGGACCTCTGCAACAACGCCGCCAAGCCTACCATCGTCGTCAGAGACTCG GTGCACGTCCTGCCCCGTGAGATGCTCGGCCTCTCCACGTTCGGGCTGGCCATGTGGCTTCTCAAGTGGCTTCCTCTGCGGGTGGTGGACGCGCTGCTACTGCTCCTCGCTCGTCTAGTGCTCGGGAACACGGCCAAGTTTGGCCTGCGGCGGCCGCGGCTCGGCCCGCTGCGACTCAAGGCACTCGCCGGCAAGACCCCTGTCCTCGACGCCGGCGCGCTAGCCCTCATCAAGTCCCAACGCATCAAGGTGCGGCCATCAGGCGTTAAGAGACTCGTGAAGCACGGCGCTGAGTTCGCTGACGGCGCGGCGGAGGAATTCGATGCGGTAATTTTAGCAACCGGCTACAGGAGCAACCTGCCGCATTGGCTCAAG GCGAAGGAGGTGATCGAGGAGAAAGGTGGGCTCGGCGGAGGGTGGAAATTGGGGGACAAAGGGCTCTACGCTCTCGGATTCACCAAACGGGGGCTTTTAGGCGTGTCGCTGGACGCGAGCCGGATTGCCGGAGATATCGAGGAGTGTTGGAAGTCTCAATTGGAGAAGATCAAAGTGACCTCCTTCACATGTTCGCATGCACCGTCACGGCGTACTTCTAACTTCACAAAATAG
- the LOC122010232 gene encoding pentatricopeptide repeat-containing protein At3g16010-like has protein sequence MFRHSIQMPIQHVRWGINVIAKRAISSSFVFCQRLKQTENDIVQMFKLPSIPNNEHSLIEYQNHQRTGRALDQRFLRILKIFRWGSDAEKALEVLMLRVDRRLVREVLNTDVDISTKMHFFRWAGKRKNFVHDTTTYMALIRCLNEEGLFGEVWKTIQEMVKSPCLITPVELSEIIRILGRAKMVNKACSIFYQIKARKCKPDSHAYNTMIITMMQEGRHEKVHELYNEMSNEGNCFPDTVTYSALIMAFCKLGREDSAVRLLEEMRENKLHPNTKIYTTLIELYFKLGKVEKALNLFQDMRNQCCIPNVFTYTELIKGLGKAGRTEEAYDIFLQMQREGCRPDTVLMNNLMNILGKAGRLDEVINIFGKMENLQCVPNVVSYNTVIKALFDSNDHASEVPLWLEKMKEKGIAPSAFTYSILISGFCKTNKLEKALMLLEEMDEKAFPPCPAAYCSLIDALGKAKRYDAASELFQELKENCGSSTSRVYAVMIKHFGKCGRLNDALGLFEEMKQLGCVPDVYAYNAIMSGMARMGMVDEAQSMLRTMQEQGCAPDINSLNIILNGVAKSGGPLRAMEMLSNMKQSNIKPDAVSYNTVLGALSRAGMFEEAAKLMKEMSSQGFLYDLITYSSILEAIGKVDDIPTNSV, from the exons ATGTTTCGCCATTCTATTCAGATGCCAATTCAACATGTAAGATGGGGCATTAATGTCATAGCAAAACGTGCTATCTCCTCATCATTTGTATTTTGTCAGAGATTAAAGCAAACAG AAAATGATATTGTGCAGATGTTCAAGCTTCCAAGCATTCCAAACAATGAACATAGCTTGAtagaataccaaaatcatcaacgGACAGGCCGTGCATTAGATCAAAGGTTCTTGAgaatactaaagatttttagatggGGTTCAGATGCAGAGAAGGCATTGGAGGTTTTAATGCTACGGGTAGATCGTCGGTTGGTTCGAGAAGTTCTCAATACTGATGTTGATATTAGCACTAAGATGCACTTTTTTCGATGGGCTGGCAAAAGAAAGAACTTTGTGCATGACACAACAACATACATGGCCTTGATTCGCTGCTTGAACGAAGAGGGATTATTTGGTGAGGTGTGGAAGACTATCCAAGAGATGGTTAAAAGCCCTTGCTTAATTACACCAGTGGAACTATCAGAGATCATTCGCATCCTAGGTAGAGCAAAGATGGTGAACAAGGCATGCTCAATTTTTTATCAGATAAAAGCGCGCAAGTGCAAGCCCGATTCTCATGCCTATAACACTATGATTATCACAATGATGCAAGAAGGCCGTCATGAGAAGGTGCATGAGCTTTATAATGAGATGAGCAATGAGGGAAATTGTTTTCCTGACACAGTGACTTACAGTGCGCTGATTATGGCATTCTGCAAACTAGGTCGTGAAGATTCAGCTGTTAGGTTACTTGAGGAGATGAGAGAAAACAAATTGCATCCCAATACCAAAATCTATACTACACTAATAGAACTGTATTTCAAATTGGGTAAAGTTGAAAAGGCACTAAATTTGTTCCAGGATATGAGGAATCAATGTTGCATACCTAATGTTTTCACATACACTGAATTGATAAAGGGCCTTGGCAAAGCAGGAAGAACAGAAGAGGCCTATGATATTTTTCTTCAAATGCAAAGAGAAGGTTGTAGGCCTGACACAGTCCTAATGAATAATCTTATGAACATTTTAGGCAAGGCTGGACGATTGGATGAAGTTATTAATATTTTTGGGAAAATGGAAAATTTACAGTGTGTACCAAATGTTGTTTCCTATAATACTGTCATTAAGGCACTTTTTGATTCTAATGATCATGCATCAGAAGTTCCTTTATGGTTggagaaaatgaaagaaaaaggaATTGCTCCCAGTGCTTTTACTTATTCAATTCTTATCTCTGGCTTTTGCAAAACAAATAAACTGGAGAAAGCCTTGATGCTTCTGGAGGAGATGGATGAGAAGGCCTTTCCTCCATGCCCAGCAGCATATTGTAGCTTAATTGATGCTCTTGGAAAAGCAAAGCGTTATGATGCAGCCAGTGAATTATTTCAGGAGCTAAAAGAGAATTGTGGCTCCTCCACTTCTAGGGTCTATGCTGTCATGATCAAGCATTTTGGAAAATGTGGTCGTCTAAATGATGCACTAGGTCTTTTTGAGGAAATGAAACAACTGGGTTGTGTACCTGATGTCTATGCCTATAATGCCATCATGTCTGGTATGGCGAGGATGGGAATGGTAGATGAAGCTCAATCTATGCTTCGAACAATGCAAGAACAAGGTTGTGCTCCAGACATAAATTCTCTCAATATCATTTTGAATGGCGTGGCAAAATCTGGTGGACCATTGCGTGCCATGGAAATGCTCTCGAACATGAAACAGTCTAATATCAAACCAGATGCGGTGTCATATAATACAGTTCTTGGTGCTCTAAGCCGTGCTGGTATGTTTGAGGAAGCAGCTAAATTGATGAAAGAGATGAGCTCACAGGGTTTTCTGTACGATCTCATTACATACTCATCTATACTTGAGGCGATTGGAAAAGTTGATGACATACCAACTAACTCAGtttga